GAGCAGCTACTGACAAATCCCTCAATATATTTTCTTCAAGTAAACCACATCCTTATCATGTTCCACATCGTTTAGATAAATACTTGGACTAGTTCAAACAGTCTTGATCCACCATTAGATACCTTAATTTTGCAGTTAAAAAAATAGTAGCTTTGAAATATTTAGACAGAGATTTCTCCCTTTTTTCCTCTAGGTACTTGAAGATATGACTCCTACAGTCTTTCTAGTCATCCTGTGCCTGGGAGTGGCCTCAGCTGCCATACTCCCTGATACCACTTTGTATGCTGAATTGCAAGAGCAGAAGGTAAACTCTGAGGAAATTGACAGGCTGGTTGCTCACATGGGAACTGTCTAAAGGGATCTCAAAAGAGAATAGTGCTTGCTCTTAGGAGTATATAGGCATTAAAGAGGTCTTAGGGGTCAACCAAGGAGTTTCTTAAAGTTGTCTACTATGAAGGTGGCTGATATTTCTAAAATGCAGAGTGCAGAGAATAGCTAGCTATTGTGTGCTGATATTCCCTCCCCATGCAAATATACTCGGTCAGCTTGAGTGTAATCTGAAGGAAATACTGCCACTTATGTTCATTTCTAGGGTAAAGAAGGATTCAGAAAAGCAGTGTGGGATGAGTTTATGAAGACTGTCAAACTGTACAATAGCAAAAgtgaccaggaggaggaggagctcgACATAGAAATGAGTGCCCTCAGTGAGCTGGTAAGTGTGACTTGGGCAGCTTAACTCTCATCTCTTCACCTCAGATCTTCACAGTTAGTCTGTTGTTTTTCAACATCTCATTTGCTTTTCCCATGAAGACTGATGAAGATTTCATGAAAATAATGACTAGCATTTCACACTCAATGTCTGGAGAGGATGAAAACCAAGCACAGTCACTTGGCGATGTCCCCGAATTTGAGGATTTGGTGGAGAGCGGAGATGAGATTCCTATACAGGAACAGGTATGACAGTGTCCCATTGTCACCCTCAGTTACTCACAGAGAAGCCAAGAAGGACTTGAAGTCCTAATTTATGTCAACTGAGGGACAACATGCAGTCACAGAGTGTTCCGCTCTGTGAACTGTGGCTGGGGTTGGTATGTGGTTGTAGGTGACTACCTTTCTTTCCTGTTCAATGGTACATGTACTGCTTGCTGAGTTTTAAACATGAATTGTGCCCTTGAAGGGCAGACATTCCAGGGGAGCTACTCTGATAAAGCCACtgtgatacattttttttctaattaatgcAACATGTACTTTCCTTCCAGCTAGAGTAACATGAACAGCAGAATAAAATTAGGAAAGGAGTAAAACAGCCACTGTGCCATTGTCTAAGGTCAGCCCCAACATGTGAACTGCCTGATGGTGAAAAAGAAGATCTGAACTGGGGAAGGGGAAGCAAAAACAGCAGGGGCCTCCCCAACTCAGTAGCCAGTCCCTGACATGATCCTACACTCAAGTCCCTTAAGATCCATACTATGATATGAACTCCAAAGCATGTTCACACTAATAAAACCTTACTGATACCTTAACCCATGCTCTCAACTCATTTACATTAATGACtgtcagaataaattttaaatttaactttgaaAAATAACATACAAGTCtatgtctttaaaataaatctttatttaaaaggcaatgttctggtttctttctggttttgtggAGGTAAATTTTTAGGTGATTAACACATAGTTCTGTGTGAAGCCGTAATTTATTGTGTGGTGGTGTTTGGAGAAGGGCAAGTGGTAATTTTTCAATATAGAATAAGTATTCCATTCTTgattatatttttgtttccagGGTTTTAGGAATACTCCCTTGGCAATGGTCTGAAAGTCTATTTGAAAGTTACTGGAATTCAGTGATTTTAATTCACATAAGTAAAAAGTGTTTGCATTCAGTGCAAAGTGATGGCTCCTTATTCTGTTACCatttggatcaaaggttattgtgttgtgtgttcttttatgtgagggtttgagtgtaggaaagtgcgagGCTGGGacgtgtttccgccaagatatctagccaagatatcttggggcactgaggtgccggacctagcggggtaaaagacaaccttaccttttttgttttttatattttacaacaacagactTCACTGCGCCTATGCAGTGAACCTCTTTCTACTTCATTTTATGAGATTCTAATTACGTCATATGcctatttcctttcctctccacaaCCCCTCCTATacacctctccttcctcccaaTTCACTgcctcttttttaaattaattgttgTTTCATGTATTCCAAAGAACATAAAAGCAACGTGCTATGGTCTGTGTAGTGGTAATTTATACATGTTTTCAGATCTGACTTTTGTTATCAAATAACTAATCGTTGAGTTCTTCCCTGGGGGAAAAACATTTTTCTCACAGCATTTCTGAGTTGCCAGCACTTTATGATGTATTCTAATAAATACACAATCATTAATGCGAGAATAATGAATTGTATCTATaattaaattattatcaaatatttatgaaacatagcagaattcttttttctgttttttttttttttttttttttttttttttggagctggggactgaacccagggccttgcggttcctaggtaagcgctctaccactgagctaaatccccagccccttttttctgttttttaattggatatttttttatttacatttcaaatgttatcccctttccaggtttccctgtCTATAAACCCCTATcccgtctcccctcccccttcttttatacATCTGTTGAGAATTGCTTGGTGTCCAAGTCCATGGTCAGTTCGGAGAATGTGGATTAAAGAATGTAGCAGAAAGTTTTTTCCAATGACGACTATACCTTGACCACGTACATGAAGGGATTTCTTTCGTTTTAATTGTAATGTAGAATTAAACTGTGCTGCCACTGTGTGTATCAATTCTCTGCTTAGATTTTTATCCACTTTGACTTGGGGGAGCATGTGCATTTTTTTAGGAAAgtattcatctatccatccaatCCCATCTGTAACAAATGTCTAGAGAGATTCAAATCTCAATTATCAAACAGACAAGAATTCTGTGAAAACTCTGGAGAACATCCCAGGAAAATGGCCATGCATCTTCCAATTTACCCTTTCATGTGATAGATCAAAATCGAAACACTCTTCTGACCACATATAGAAACTTATATCCTCTGTATCTTCTCAGCCAAAGCAACTGTAGTCTTCTCTGGCTTTTGTTAAATCTGCTTTGTCATCATACATGCATCTGTGCTTGTCAGAGTAATAGAGAAGTCTACACAGCAATTTCCTCATGTACAGTCAAACCCTGTAACTGTCCCATCAAGCCCTGCAGGCCACATAGTTTTGCATGCATCAGGCACGTGGTGTTTGGTTTGGGCAACTCTAGTACTTCCCCTAAACACTGTGAAGTCCTGAGCTGAGACACTGATGTCCAGGTGGAGTGATAAGTGTTTCAGACTACTCTGTTTATGAGTGGTTATTTCATCCTCTCTGAAGATGCTTCTGTCTGTCCCAGGCTGTGTTTCAAGCCAGACAGACAAAAACAGGTACACACTGCTGGATGCTCTCCCTACAGACGCAGAATCTGAGGTAGGACTGTGAGACACACTAGCTGTGTGACTTCATCCTGCCATAATTTTGTTCTCTAACAATTGTTAGctatagaaaacaaaacatcccATCAGTTTTGGGGTTCTCAGAAAAGCCACATCCTGTGTAGTTCAGCTTGTGCCTGGGGTCTGCCTTAGTCCCCAGATGTTTTCCTGTCTGTAATACTTAACTCACTAGTAAAACTGGTTTTGTGACCTCTGCTCTGTGGGCTGGGCTGAGGTTTCAGGAAAGAACTAGCCAGTGCTCCAAGCAGGAAAGGGCGGAGCCACAGGCTACTCTGCTTACGCTCGGCACCACCACCCTCCTTTGTCAGTTGCTCTTAGGAGGCCCTGGACAACGCGtacttctggtttccatctgtgaACAGAAGCTGCAGCACTTCAAGTGGGAGCAGAGACAAGCAAGGTACACAGGCCCTCCACCCTGCTAACTGATTCTCCACAAACTTCCTCATAGCTCTGCTGTGGTTCCTGAGACTTCTCCTGCTTCTTAggttctattttttgttttgtttttcctttgttttcttgctCATCTGTCTCTTTTTTATGATAATAGTAAtacatcttctctctcttcccttttctccctcacaTCCTCAGAAATACCCTTCTTCACACGTTTTAGGTTCTGTTCTCTTTTTTCATTATtgttctcacatacatatatattgctaAACAGAGCCTAGTCAGTGTGTATGACATTACTTGTGTATATCTTTTGGGGCTGACCACAGTATTGGACAACTACTCGTTCTCTAGGTTTTGAGGTCCCAATTAGTGCTGACTCCCTGCCCGTCCTCTGCTTGGGAATGGCCTCAGCTGCTCCATCTCCTGATCCAAGTTTGGATACCGAGTGGGAGGAATGGAAGAAGAAATTTGGAAAAACCTACAGCCCGGTTAGTAACATGGGCACAGTCCAGAGGGGTCTCAGAAAGAAGGGCTCGTACTGTTGGGAGTCTGTGGGCATAAATGTGGCCATAAAGGAAAGCCATCACTAAGGACTTGCCTAAAGACACACATTATGAACTCAAAGTGGGGAGCTTTGATGACCCCTGGGTGGGGAGAATGGCTGGTGGCAATGTCATGAGATAACATTCCATGGCTGCTCTGTCACTACACACCATTTCCTGGGCTTGAGTATGGCTGTTAAGATAAGAAATGCTATCTGTTGTATTCATTTCCAGGATGAAGAACGACACAGAAGAGCAGTGTGGGAGGAGAGTAAGAAGACAATTGAGGCGCACAATGCAGACTATAAGCAGGGCAAGACCAGCTTCTACATGGGCCTAAATCAATTTAGTGACTTGGTGAGTGAGATATTGATTGTTAATTCTGTTTCTTTACTTTGTTTCCTTGCAGCTAGTCTCTTGGTTTTCAATGTattattcactttttttttttaatgaagactACAGAAGAATTCAGGAGGAATTGCTGTGGAAGCTTAATGTGTAGAGGAAAAACGACTCATGATTTGCCCATACCTGAGGATTTGGGAAAGAACAGCTCTCTGACACCTGAGAGGGATCAGGTA
This genomic interval from Rattus norvegicus strain BN/NHsdMcwi chromosome 17, GRCr8, whole genome shotgun sequence contains the following:
- the Tpbpa gene encoding trophoblast specific protein alpha precursor codes for the protein MTPTVFLVILCLGVASAAILPDTTLYAELQEQKGKEGFRKAVWDEFMKTVKLYNSKSDQEEEELDIEMSALSELTDEDFMKIMTSISHSMSGEDENQAQSLGDVPEFEDLVESGDEIPIQEQLE
- the Ctla2a gene encoding protein CTLA-2-alpha isoform X1, whose protein sequence is MASAAPSPDPSLDTEWEEWKKKFGKTYSPDEERHRRAVWEESKKTIEAHNADYKQGKTSFYMGLNQFSDLTTEEFRRNCCGSLMCRGKTTHDLPIPEDLGKNSSLTPERDQINLWNLTLPCSPASSLLRTSESVGRVSHSKHNRSLTQPAGAISMHPDIAHNMQFIQSICRVSCLNLAHQHHRIFIIQ
- the Ctla2a gene encoding protein CTLA-2-alpha isoform X2, encoding MASAAPSPDPSLDTEWEEWKKKFGKTYSPDEERHRRAVWEESKKTIEAHNADYKQGKTSFYMGLNQFSDLTTEEFRRNCCGSLMCRGKTTHDLPIPEDLGKNSSLTPERDQPE